In Arthrobacter sp. MN05-02, one genomic interval encodes:
- the rlmH gene encoding ribosomal RNA large subunit methyltransferase H, whose translation MGIRVLAVGRKHESWVSEGIERYVKRLKKPFDLSWQLIAHSAREHDAARREESERLLARLGDDYVVLLDERGKAIDSPTLSRTLLRPLESSRNVTVIIGGAYGVDDHVHRRADFIWSLSPLVFPHQLVRLILAEQVYRAQEIAGGRSYHHE comes from the coding sequence ATGGGAATCCGGGTGCTCGCAGTGGGCCGCAAGCACGAGAGCTGGGTGTCCGAGGGCATCGAGCGGTACGTGAAACGCCTCAAGAAACCGTTCGACCTGTCGTGGCAGCTGATCGCCCACTCGGCGAGGGAGCACGACGCCGCGCGCCGGGAGGAGTCCGAGCGGCTCCTCGCCAGGCTCGGAGACGACTACGTGGTGCTGCTCGACGAGCGCGGCAAGGCCATCGATTCCCCCACGCTCTCGCGGACCCTCCTGCGCCCGCTCGAGTCCTCCCGCAACGTCACCGTGATCATCGGGGGCGCGTACGGCGTCGATGATCACGTGCACCGGCGCGCCGACTTCATCTGGTCCCTGTCCCCGCTGGTGTTCCCGCACCAGCTCGTCCGCCTCATCCTCGCGGAGCAGGTGTACCGGGCCCAGGAGATCGCCGGCGGCCGGTCCTATCACCACGAATAG
- a CDS encoding pyrophosphorylase, producing MSTITGGMDAPSTAGNEARSRRRTVGVVLAGGIGTRMGLEIPKQLVPVAGRTSLEHTVDIFQQCPFIDEVIVMMDPGSMDRAEKLVTKERFPKLSGLLPGGRDRNETSYLALREIATPGSKVVFHDAVRPLVDPSIIRACVDALDTYDAVDTGIPSADTIIEVDEHDIIRAVPPRASLRRGQTPQAFRWDTLMEAYGRAHEDPAFAATDDCSVVLKYCPDVPIIVVPGHEANIKITHPIDIHLADKLFQLKHQHVDPVPLPAASLRNAVVVVFGGSSGIGSELGRQLRDEGAHVVCHSRTGSGTFVEDRTSVSRALADAAAQYGRIDHVVLTAGVLTIGDLVDLSDEQLQHDVGVNLMAAFVVAQEAHSYLAKSGGSLLLFSSSSYTRGRAKYTVYSATKAALVNLTQALADEWGPDSIRVNCISPSRTATPMREKAFGHEDEHTLVQAADVARVSAQVLASDITGQVFDVRLPQVDPLPAQFESVR from the coding sequence ATGTCGACCATCACCGGCGGAATGGACGCACCAAGCACAGCGGGCAACGAGGCGCGCTCCCGACGACGAACGGTCGGAGTGGTCCTCGCGGGCGGTATCGGTACGCGCATGGGCCTCGAGATCCCGAAGCAGCTGGTGCCCGTGGCGGGCCGTACGAGCCTCGAGCACACGGTCGATATCTTCCAGCAGTGCCCGTTCATCGACGAGGTCATCGTCATGATGGACCCGGGATCCATGGACCGGGCGGAGAAACTCGTGACGAAGGAGCGCTTCCCGAAGCTCTCCGGCCTGCTGCCCGGCGGGCGCGACCGCAATGAGACCTCGTACCTGGCGTTGCGGGAGATCGCGACCCCGGGCTCGAAGGTGGTCTTCCACGACGCCGTCCGCCCCCTCGTCGACCCGTCCATCATCCGTGCCTGCGTCGACGCCCTGGACACCTATGACGCCGTGGACACCGGGATCCCCTCCGCGGACACCATCATCGAGGTGGACGAGCACGACATCATCCGCGCGGTGCCGCCGCGTGCGTCCCTCCGACGCGGGCAGACTCCCCAGGCGTTCCGGTGGGACACCCTCATGGAGGCCTACGGCCGGGCCCACGAGGATCCGGCCTTCGCCGCGACGGACGACTGCTCCGTCGTCCTGAAGTACTGCCCGGACGTCCCGATCATCGTGGTGCCGGGCCACGAGGCCAACATCAAGATCACCCACCCCATCGACATCCACCTGGCCGACAAGCTGTTCCAGCTCAAGCACCAGCACGTGGACCCCGTGCCGCTCCCCGCCGCGTCGCTGCGGAACGCCGTCGTCGTCGTGTTCGGCGGCAGTTCGGGCATCGGCAGCGAACTCGGCCGCCAGTTGCGGGACGAGGGCGCGCACGTGGTCTGTCACAGCAGGACCGGCAGCGGCACGTTCGTGGAGGACCGCACCTCGGTCTCGCGTGCCCTGGCGGACGCCGCCGCGCAGTACGGGCGCATCGACCACGTGGTCCTCACCGCCGGCGTCCTCACGATCGGCGACCTCGTGGACCTGTCCGACGAACAGCTCCAGCACGACGTCGGTGTCAACCTCATGGCCGCGTTCGTCGTCGCCCAGGAGGCCCACTCCTACCTCGCCAAGTCCGGCGGTTCGTTGCTGCTGTTCTCGTCGAGCTCCTACACGCGCGGCCGCGCCAAGTACACGGTGTACTCGGCCACGAAGGCCGCCCTCGTCAACCTGACGCAGGCGCTCGCGGACGAGTGGGGCCCGGACTCCATCCGGGTCAACTGCATCAGCCCCAGCCGCACGGCCACCCCGATGCGTGAGAAGGCGTTCGGCCACGAGGACGAACACACCCTCGTGCAGGCGGCCGACGTCGCGCGCGTCAGCGCCCAGGTGCTCGCCTCCGACATCACGGGGCAGGTGTTCGATGTCCGCCTGCCGCAGGTCGATCCGCTGCCCGCCCAGTTCGAAAGTGTCCGGTGA
- a CDS encoding glycosyl transferase has translation MQSELIVLSHLRWDWVWQRPQQLVSRLNRAPGRKTWFVEEPLTPQGGVTENRLGTAEADGLTRVWLEIPEQGRHVGFFDEVMPDYIAQLPELVGRPSGDRVVWIYTPLALEAALALEPTTLVYDVMDDLAAFKNAAPELIVRQRQALRRADVVFAGGRSLHRSVVKQGREDAHLVPSGVSVDHYAAAARKADPDRSKPVAGYVGVLDERLDLELVAGLAERLPEWEIRMVGPICKIEESDLPQAPNITYLGQQAYEDLPGHMAQFDVALMPFALNEATKSISPTKTLEYLASRLPVVSTRVADVVADFPGVVDLQDDAEGFAAACEALRGRAGETPSPELRRLLKRHDWSRIAELMDKLVFDQERSTPERATAEATA, from the coding sequence ATGCAAAGTGAACTCATAGTTTTGTCGCACCTGCGGTGGGATTGGGTCTGGCAGCGGCCTCAACAGCTCGTCTCGCGCCTCAACAGGGCACCCGGACGGAAGACCTGGTTCGTCGAGGAACCCCTCACGCCGCAGGGCGGGGTGACGGAGAACCGCCTGGGCACCGCCGAGGCGGACGGCCTGACGCGTGTCTGGCTGGAGATCCCGGAGCAGGGCCGCCACGTCGGTTTCTTCGACGAGGTCATGCCGGACTACATCGCGCAGCTGCCCGAACTCGTCGGTCGCCCGTCGGGTGACCGCGTCGTGTGGATCTACACGCCGCTGGCCCTGGAGGCGGCCCTCGCCCTCGAGCCGACCACGCTCGTGTACGACGTCATGGACGACCTCGCCGCGTTCAAGAACGCGGCTCCCGAGCTGATCGTGCGCCAGCGCCAGGCGCTGCGCCGGGCCGACGTCGTCTTCGCGGGCGGGCGCTCGCTCCACCGCTCCGTGGTGAAGCAGGGCCGGGAGGACGCCCACCTCGTCCCGAGTGGTGTGTCCGTGGACCACTATGCTGCTGCCGCCCGGAAGGCCGACCCCGACCGCAGCAAGCCCGTGGCAGGCTACGTCGGTGTGCTCGACGAGCGACTCGACCTCGAGCTCGTCGCGGGCCTCGCGGAGCGCCTGCCCGAGTGGGAGATCCGCATGGTCGGACCCATCTGCAAGATCGAGGAGTCGGACCTGCCGCAGGCGCCGAACATCACCTACCTCGGCCAGCAGGCGTACGAGGACCTGCCGGGCCACATGGCGCAGTTCGACGTCGCCCTGATGCCCTTCGCCCTCAACGAGGCGACGAAGTCGATCAGCCCCACCAAGACGCTCGAGTACCTGGCGTCCCGGCTGCCGGTGGTTTCCACCCGCGTGGCCGACGTCGTCGCGGACTTCCCCGGCGTCGTCGACCTGCAGGACGACGCCGAGGGTTTCGCCGCGGCCTGCGAGGCGCTGCGCGGCCGGGCCGGTGAGACGCCGTCGCCGGAACTGCGCCGGCTGCTCAAGCGCCACGACTGGAGCAGAATCGCCGAGCTGATGGACAAGCTGGTCTTCGACCAGGAGCGGTCGACGCCGGAGCGCGCCACGGCCGAGGCGACCGCCTAG
- the cpdA_1 gene encoding 3',5'-cyclic adenosine monophosphate phosphodiesterase CpdA: MPTPSRRGDAHLSREHPPADHLLLHFSDTHFVADGLLYGGVDGRGRLAQLLAEILRSGVRPDALVFTGDLTDKGDTEAYGALRDVVEPFAQQLDAPVIWLMGNHDKRSALRSALLGEPPEETPLYRSHRLGGLRVITLDTSVPGHHHGELDDGQLAWLEAELSRPAPEGSILALHHPPIPMVQDLAVLTELRRQDRLAEVVAGKDIRLILAGHVHFPSSSLFAGIPVSVASSTCYTQDLNVPVGGIRGRDGAQAFNLVHVYPHTIVTSVATLGAYPTVGEYIPPEEARRRLTAGIGNPVRR; encoded by the coding sequence ATGCCGACTCCCAGCAGGCGGGGGGATGCGCACCTCTCCCGGGAGCATCCCCCCGCCGACCACCTCCTCCTCCACTTCAGCGACACCCACTTCGTGGCCGACGGCCTGCTCTACGGCGGGGTTGACGGACGCGGACGGCTCGCCCAGCTCCTCGCGGAGATCCTGCGGTCCGGCGTCCGGCCGGACGCGCTCGTCTTCACGGGCGACCTCACCGACAAGGGCGACACCGAGGCCTACGGGGCACTGCGTGACGTCGTCGAACCCTTCGCGCAGCAGCTGGACGCTCCGGTGATCTGGCTCATGGGCAACCACGACAAGCGGTCGGCCCTGCGCTCGGCGCTGCTCGGGGAGCCGCCGGAGGAGACTCCGCTGTACCGCAGCCACCGCCTGGGCGGCCTGCGCGTCATCACGCTCGACACGTCGGTGCCCGGGCACCATCACGGGGAGCTCGACGACGGGCAGCTCGCGTGGCTCGAGGCCGAGCTGTCACGGCCCGCGCCCGAGGGCAGCATCCTGGCCCTCCATCACCCGCCGATCCCCATGGTGCAGGACCTCGCCGTGCTGACCGAGCTGCGCCGGCAGGACCGGCTGGCGGAGGTCGTGGCGGGGAAGGACATCCGGCTGATCCTGGCCGGGCACGTGCACTTCCCGTCGTCGTCGCTCTTCGCCGGGATCCCCGTGTCGGTCGCGTCGTCGACCTGCTACACGCAGGACCTCAACGTCCCCGTGGGCGGGATCCGCGGCCGGGACGGGGCGCAGGCCTTCAATCTCGTGCACGTCTATCCGCACACGATCGTCACCTCGGTGGCCACGCTCGGGGCGTATCCGACCGTCGGGGAGTACATCCCTCCGGAGGAGGCACGACGACGCCTGACGGCGGGGATCGGGAATCCCGTCCGGCGCTGA
- a CDS encoding dihydroxyacetone kinase: MKKILMVLTSVSEIGDTGEKTGYNVAEAAHPWKVFKDSGHFVDFASIQGGQPPRDEVDTSDPVQVAFTEDETTRAGLYNTARVDVVDPAQYDAVYLVGGHGTMWDFPDSEGLQKLVAGVYDGGGLVGAVCHGPAGLVNVELDNGFRLVEGRTVAAFTNDEEVAAGKDKVIPFFLADRLEEQGATHVFADVFEEKVVVDDRLVTGQNPASAAGVAKEMEKLFAVVIRQEKAEEQHESEALRAEKDAVKAAAAGDED; this comes from the coding sequence ATGAAGAAGATCCTCATGGTTCTGACCAGCGTTTCCGAGATCGGCGACACGGGGGAGAAGACCGGCTACAACGTGGCCGAGGCCGCACATCCCTGGAAGGTCTTCAAGGACTCCGGGCACTTCGTCGACTTCGCATCGATCCAGGGCGGGCAACCCCCGCGCGACGAGGTGGACACCTCCGATCCCGTGCAGGTCGCCTTCACGGAGGACGAGACCACGCGCGCCGGCCTCTACAACACGGCCCGCGTCGACGTCGTCGACCCCGCCCAGTACGACGCCGTCTACCTCGTGGGCGGGCACGGCACCATGTGGGATTTCCCGGACAGCGAGGGCCTGCAGAAGCTCGTGGCCGGTGTCTACGACGGGGGCGGCCTGGTCGGCGCGGTCTGCCACGGGCCTGCCGGACTGGTGAACGTGGAACTGGACAACGGGTTCCGCCTTGTCGAGGGCCGCACGGTGGCCGCCTTCACCAATGACGAGGAGGTCGCCGCGGGCAAGGACAAGGTCATCCCCTTCTTCCTGGCCGACCGGCTCGAGGAACAGGGCGCGACCCACGTCTTCGCCGACGTCTTCGAGGAGAAGGTCGTGGTCGACGACCGGCTCGTGACCGGCCAGAACCCTGCGTCGGCAGCGGGTGTCGCCAAGGAGATGGAGAAGCTCTTCGCGGTGGTCATCCGCCAGGAGAAAGCCGAGGAACAGCACGAGTCGGAGGCCCTGCGCGCCGAGAAGGATGCGGTCAAGGCTGCCGCGGCCGGCGACGAGGACTGA